The Patescibacteria group bacterium genomic sequence CTGCTTTAACATCTTTTAATTTAGAAACATTAACCATTGTTATGTTCATACAAATATTTCCTATAACAGAACATTTAACTCCCTGAATTAAAACTTGTCCGCAATTAGATAGCCCCCTATCATAGCCATCCCAATACCCGACAGGCAAAACAGCAATAATTGTCCTTTGTTTAACTTGAACAGTCCTGTCATAACCAACAAAACTCCCTTTTGGTAATGTTTTAACCTGAATTATGCTTGTTTTCCATGATAAAGCTGGTCTGAGATTAAAATGTTTCATTTTCTTTTTAGCGAATATTTTTGTGCTCCCCGACGGCCAAAGCCCATACATGGCAATGCCAATTCTAACTAAATTAAAAAATGTTGCTGAATTATTTATGGTTGAAGCAGAGCATCCTGCGTGAATTAATGGAATATCCATTTCATTAACTATGTTTTTGAATTTTTTTGTTTGACTATTTGTATATGTCTGGTCTTTTGACTCAGAATCAGCATAATGCGTAAACATGCCATTGATTTTAAGATTAGAAAATTTTTTAATTTCTGTAATAAAATCTTTTATTTGTTCAGGGAAAACTCCTATCCTGCTGATGCCAGTATCAACTTTAATATGAACATTAACTTGCTTGTTTATTTTTTTTGCAATTTTTGACAAAAATTTTATTTGCTCTGTTGTGTATATTGGAAATTCGATTTTTTGTTTAAGAGCTTGTTCTATTTTTTTAGATGATAATTCATAAAAACTTAAAATAAAAACAGGAATTTTAATTCCTGATTTTTTCAAATATAATGCTTCATCTAAATTAACAACTCCTAAATAATCAACTTCTGAATCACAAACAATTTTAGCAAAATCTAATATGCCATGACCATAAGCATTTGCCTTGACAATGGCCATTATTTTTATTCGTTTACCAACTATTTTTCTAAATTGCTTTAAGTTATATTGAATATTGGATTTTTTTATTTCAACCCAAGTAAGCATAAACTTTATTTAATCACAGACAAAGCATCTTCCACTATCTCTGAAATTGGCTTTTCAGTATCAATGTCAGCTAAAATTTCTTCTTTCTCATAAAAATCTATTAATGGAAATGTTTGTTGTTTGTAAACATTTAATCTTTTTTTAATTGCTTCTGGCTGGTCATCGTCTCTTTGAAATAAATCTTCGCCACATTTATCACAAATGCCTTCTTTTTTTGGTGGAATATTTGTAATATGAAATATGGCACTACAATTTTTGCATGTTCTCCTTCCAGACAACCTTTGAATTAATATTTTTTCAGAGGCCTTAAAATTTAATACTTTA encodes the following:
- a CDS encoding adenylate kinase is translated as MNFIFLGPPGAGKGTIAKYVSREESIPQISTGDLLRASVKAETEIGQRAKNYMDEGKLVPDELVIDLLKTRIKKGDCAGGFILDGFPRTIPQAKALIEAEIFIDKVLNFKASEKILIQRLSGRRTCKNCSAIFHITNIPPKKEGICDKCGEDLFQRDDDQPEAIKKRLNVYKQQTFPLIDFYEKEEILADIDTEKPISEIVEDALSVIK
- the alr gene encoding alanine racemase, whose amino-acid sequence is MLTWVEIKKSNIQYNLKQFRKIVGKRIKIMAIVKANAYGHGILDFAKIVCDSEVDYLGVVNLDEALYLKKSGIKIPVFILSFYELSSKKIEQALKQKIEFPIYTTEQIKFLSKIAKKINKQVNVHIKVDTGISRIGVFPEQIKDFITEIKKFSNLKINGMFTHYADSESKDQTYTNSQTKKFKNIVNEMDIPLIHAGCSASTINNSATFFNLVRIGIAMYGLWPSGSTKIFAKKKMKHFNLRPALSWKTSIIQVKTLPKGSFVGYDRTVQVKQRTIIAVLPVGYWDGYDRGLSNCGQVLIQGVKCSVIGNICMNITMVNVSKLKDVKAGDEVVLLGKQANQEIKAEDIASKINTINYEIITRINQSIPRIYV